In the Euphorbia lathyris chromosome 5, ddEupLath1.1, whole genome shotgun sequence genome, one interval contains:
- the LOC136230189 gene encoding transcription factor SPATULA isoform X3 gives MEDMSSANAYVYSGGGDHRSSDEISIFLNQIMHRSSLNSSSVASQTMSFGSSFAAPLSSYPHSSKCGSTVVKGGIYGLNSGDISGNVRGNGAGNASCLSIGGVISENETEEYDCESEEGLEAFIEEVPAKPSASRSSSKRSRAAEVHNLSEKRRRSRINEKMKALQNLIPNSNKTDKASMLDEAIEYLKQLQLQVQMLSMRNGISLHPMCLPRLLQPIQLSQFSRGFSDDNGSQQMNIIGSVPLNQENPDQTLYDLPNQCTVSNQFSSLNMSTILSSETSFGIDSSLRAHFDPFPLPATSGEICREDGLPHQHVNVDHSGRMPQGGS, from the exons ATGGAGGATATGTCTAGTGCGAATGCTTATGTGTATTCAGGCGGAGGCGATCACCGGTCATCTGATGAAATTTCGATTTTTCTTAATCAGATTATGCATCGTTCTTCTCTTAATTCGTCTTCTGTAGCTTCTCAAACGATGTCGTTTGGGTCCTCATTTGCGGCGCCGTTGTCTAGTTATCCTCACAGTTCAAAATGCGGATCCACTGTTGTCAAAGGAGGGATCTATGGCTTGAATTCGGGTGATATCTCGGGAAATGTGAGAGGGAATGGTGCAGGAAATGCGTCGTGTTTGTCGATTGGCGGAGTTATTAGTGAGAACGAGACTGAGGAGTACGACTGCGAAAGCGAG GAGGGTCTTGAAGCTTTTATAGAAGAGGTGCCGGCGAAGCCAAGTGCTTCTCGTAGCTCGTCGAAGAGAAGCAGAGCTGCAGAAGTTCATAATTTGTCTGAAAAG AGGAGGAGGAGTAGAATAAATGAGAAAATGAAAGCTCTGCAAAATCTCATTCCAAATTCAAACAAG ACTGATAAAGCCTCAATGCTTGATGAAGCCATTGAATACCTCAAGCAGCTTCAGCTCCAAGTTCAG ATGTTGTCAATGAGAAATGGAATAAGTCTGCATCCGATGTGCTTACCTAGACTGCTACAACCAATCCAACTCTCTCAATTCAGCAGGGGATTCAGCGACGATAACGGGTCTcagcaaatgaatataattggTAGTGTTCCTTTGAATCAAGAAAACCCTGATCAAACTCTCTATGATCTTCCAAACCAATGTACTGTTTCAAACCAGTTCTCATCTCTCAACATGTCAACTATACTAAGTTCAGAAACCTCGTTTGGTATTGACTCATCGCTTCGGGCACACTTTGACCCTTTCCCTCTTCCTGCTACTTCTGGG GAAATCTGCAGAGAAGATGGTTTGCCCCATCAGCATGTTAATGTAGATCattcaggaagaatgccacAGGGTGG AAGTTGA
- the LOC136230189 gene encoding transcription factor SPATULA isoform X2 produces the protein MEDMSSANAYVYSGGGDHRSSDEISIFLNQIMHRSSLNSSSVASQTMSFGSSFAAPLSSYPHSSKCGSTVVKGGIYGLNSGDISGNVRGNGAGNASCLSIGGVISENETEEYDCESEEGLEAFIEEVPAKPSASRSSSKRSRAAEVHNLSEKRRRSRINEKMKALQNLIPNSNKTDKASMLDEAIEYLKQLQLQVQMLSMRNGISLHPMCLPRLLQPIQLSQFSRGFSDDNGSQQMNIIGSVPLNQENPDQTLYDLPNQCTVSNQFSSLNMSTILSSETSFGIDSSLRAHFDPFPLPATSGEICREDGLPHQHVNVDHSGRMPQVEVARTTVSRPFETQLQASNLKTVGSSGAWVIGRDQSECVFMKGIQAGSSAGNDEIKIERHHI, from the exons ATGGAGGATATGTCTAGTGCGAATGCTTATGTGTATTCAGGCGGAGGCGATCACCGGTCATCTGATGAAATTTCGATTTTTCTTAATCAGATTATGCATCGTTCTTCTCTTAATTCGTCTTCTGTAGCTTCTCAAACGATGTCGTTTGGGTCCTCATTTGCGGCGCCGTTGTCTAGTTATCCTCACAGTTCAAAATGCGGATCCACTGTTGTCAAAGGAGGGATCTATGGCTTGAATTCGGGTGATATCTCGGGAAATGTGAGAGGGAATGGTGCAGGAAATGCGTCGTGTTTGTCGATTGGCGGAGTTATTAGTGAGAACGAGACTGAGGAGTACGACTGCGAAAGCGAG GAGGGTCTTGAAGCTTTTATAGAAGAGGTGCCGGCGAAGCCAAGTGCTTCTCGTAGCTCGTCGAAGAGAAGCAGAGCTGCAGAAGTTCATAATTTGTCTGAAAAG AGGAGGAGGAGTAGAATAAATGAGAAAATGAAAGCTCTGCAAAATCTCATTCCAAATTCAAACAAG ACTGATAAAGCCTCAATGCTTGATGAAGCCATTGAATACCTCAAGCAGCTTCAGCTCCAAGTTCAG ATGTTGTCAATGAGAAATGGAATAAGTCTGCATCCGATGTGCTTACCTAGACTGCTACAACCAATCCAACTCTCTCAATTCAGCAGGGGATTCAGCGACGATAACGGGTCTcagcaaatgaatataattggTAGTGTTCCTTTGAATCAAGAAAACCCTGATCAAACTCTCTATGATCTTCCAAACCAATGTACTGTTTCAAACCAGTTCTCATCTCTCAACATGTCAACTATACTAAGTTCAGAAACCTCGTTTGGTATTGACTCATCGCTTCGGGCACACTTTGACCCTTTCCCTCTTCCTGCTACTTCTGGG GAAATCTGCAGAGAAGATGGTTTGCCCCATCAGCATGTTAATGTAGATCattcaggaagaatgccacAGG TTGAGGTAGCGAGAACAACAGTATCACGCCCCTTCGAAACTCAACTTCAAGCATCGAACTTGAAGACTGTTGGCTCTTCGGGAGCATGGGTGATAGGAAGAGATCAGAGTGAATGTGTTTTCATGAAAGG GATTCAAGCAGGGAGTAGTGCTGGCAATGATGAAATTAAGATAGAAAGACATCATATTTGA
- the LOC136230189 gene encoding transcription factor SPATULA isoform X1: MEDMSSANAYVYSGGGDHRSSDEISIFLNQIMHRSSLNSSSVASQTMSFGSSFAAPLSSYPHSSKCGSTVVKGGIYGLNSGDISGNVRGNGAGNASCLSIGGVISENETEEYDCESEEGLEAFIEEVPAKPSASRSSSKRSRAAEVHNLSEKRRRSRINEKMKALQNLIPNSNKTDKASMLDEAIEYLKQLQLQVQMLSMRNGISLHPMCLPRLLQPIQLSQFSRGFSDDNGSQQMNIIGSVPLNQENPDQTLYDLPNQCTVSNQFSSLNMSTILSSETSFGIDSSLRAHFDPFPLPATSGEICREDGLPHQHVNVDHSGRMPQEVEVARTTVSRPFETQLQASNLKTVGSSGAWVIGRDQSECVFMKGIQAGSSAGNDEIKIERHHI; this comes from the exons ATGGAGGATATGTCTAGTGCGAATGCTTATGTGTATTCAGGCGGAGGCGATCACCGGTCATCTGATGAAATTTCGATTTTTCTTAATCAGATTATGCATCGTTCTTCTCTTAATTCGTCTTCTGTAGCTTCTCAAACGATGTCGTTTGGGTCCTCATTTGCGGCGCCGTTGTCTAGTTATCCTCACAGTTCAAAATGCGGATCCACTGTTGTCAAAGGAGGGATCTATGGCTTGAATTCGGGTGATATCTCGGGAAATGTGAGAGGGAATGGTGCAGGAAATGCGTCGTGTTTGTCGATTGGCGGAGTTATTAGTGAGAACGAGACTGAGGAGTACGACTGCGAAAGCGAG GAGGGTCTTGAAGCTTTTATAGAAGAGGTGCCGGCGAAGCCAAGTGCTTCTCGTAGCTCGTCGAAGAGAAGCAGAGCTGCAGAAGTTCATAATTTGTCTGAAAAG AGGAGGAGGAGTAGAATAAATGAGAAAATGAAAGCTCTGCAAAATCTCATTCCAAATTCAAACAAG ACTGATAAAGCCTCAATGCTTGATGAAGCCATTGAATACCTCAAGCAGCTTCAGCTCCAAGTTCAG ATGTTGTCAATGAGAAATGGAATAAGTCTGCATCCGATGTGCTTACCTAGACTGCTACAACCAATCCAACTCTCTCAATTCAGCAGGGGATTCAGCGACGATAACGGGTCTcagcaaatgaatataattggTAGTGTTCCTTTGAATCAAGAAAACCCTGATCAAACTCTCTATGATCTTCCAAACCAATGTACTGTTTCAAACCAGTTCTCATCTCTCAACATGTCAACTATACTAAGTTCAGAAACCTCGTTTGGTATTGACTCATCGCTTCGGGCACACTTTGACCCTTTCCCTCTTCCTGCTACTTCTGGG GAAATCTGCAGAGAAGATGGTTTGCCCCATCAGCATGTTAATGTAGATCattcaggaagaatgccacAGG AAGTTGAGGTAGCGAGAACAACAGTATCACGCCCCTTCGAAACTCAACTTCAAGCATCGAACTTGAAGACTGTTGGCTCTTCGGGAGCATGGGTGATAGGAAGAGATCAGAGTGAATGTGTTTTCATGAAAGG GATTCAAGCAGGGAGTAGTGCTGGCAATGATGAAATTAAGATAGAAAGACATCATATTTGA
- the LOC136230189 gene encoding transcription factor SPATULA isoform X4 — MEDMSSANAYVYSGGGDHRSSDEISIFLNQIMHRSSLNSSSVASQTMSFGSSFAAPLSSYPHSSKCGSTVVKGGIYGLNSGDISGNVRGNGAGNASCLSIGGVISENETEEYDCESEEGLEAFIEEVPAKPSASRSSSKRSRAAEVHNLSEKRRRSRINEKMKALQNLIPNSNKTDKASMLDEAIEYLKQLQLQVQMLSMRNGISLHPMCLPRLLQPIQLSQFSRGFSDDNGSQQMNIIGSVPLNQENPDQTLYDLPNQCTVSNQFSSLNMSTILSSETSFGIDSSLRAHFDPFPLPATSGEICREDGLPHQHVNVDHSGRMPQGG, encoded by the exons ATGGAGGATATGTCTAGTGCGAATGCTTATGTGTATTCAGGCGGAGGCGATCACCGGTCATCTGATGAAATTTCGATTTTTCTTAATCAGATTATGCATCGTTCTTCTCTTAATTCGTCTTCTGTAGCTTCTCAAACGATGTCGTTTGGGTCCTCATTTGCGGCGCCGTTGTCTAGTTATCCTCACAGTTCAAAATGCGGATCCACTGTTGTCAAAGGAGGGATCTATGGCTTGAATTCGGGTGATATCTCGGGAAATGTGAGAGGGAATGGTGCAGGAAATGCGTCGTGTTTGTCGATTGGCGGAGTTATTAGTGAGAACGAGACTGAGGAGTACGACTGCGAAAGCGAG GAGGGTCTTGAAGCTTTTATAGAAGAGGTGCCGGCGAAGCCAAGTGCTTCTCGTAGCTCGTCGAAGAGAAGCAGAGCTGCAGAAGTTCATAATTTGTCTGAAAAG AGGAGGAGGAGTAGAATAAATGAGAAAATGAAAGCTCTGCAAAATCTCATTCCAAATTCAAACAAG ACTGATAAAGCCTCAATGCTTGATGAAGCCATTGAATACCTCAAGCAGCTTCAGCTCCAAGTTCAG ATGTTGTCAATGAGAAATGGAATAAGTCTGCATCCGATGTGCTTACCTAGACTGCTACAACCAATCCAACTCTCTCAATTCAGCAGGGGATTCAGCGACGATAACGGGTCTcagcaaatgaatataattggTAGTGTTCCTTTGAATCAAGAAAACCCTGATCAAACTCTCTATGATCTTCCAAACCAATGTACTGTTTCAAACCAGTTCTCATCTCTCAACATGTCAACTATACTAAGTTCAGAAACCTCGTTTGGTATTGACTCATCGCTTCGGGCACACTTTGACCCTTTCCCTCTTCCTGCTACTTCTGGG GAAATCTGCAGAGAAGATGGTTTGCCCCATCAGCATGTTAATGTAGATCattcaggaagaatgccacAGGGTGG TTGA